The DNA segment CCGCTTCAAGAACATCTACCGGTTCGCGTACTTCCTGCCGAACGTCACCTCGGTCGTCGCCATCGCGATCGTCTTCGGTTCGGTCTTCTCCACCAACTTCGGCCTGATGAACGCCCTGTTGCAGGCCGTGGGGCTGGACCAGGTGGCGTGGCTGAACACCCCGTGGGGCATCAAGGTGGCCATCGCGACGCTGATGACCTGGCAGTGGACCGGCTACAACGCGATCATCTTCCTCGCGGGCCTGCAGACCATCCCGGGCGAGCTGTACGAGGCGGCACGGGTGGACGGCGCCGGTCCCGTGCAGACGTTCTTCCGGATCACGCTGCCGATGCTGCGGCCGACGCTGCTGTTCGTGCTGGTGGTCTCGACGGTCACCGGACTGCAGAGCTTCACCGAGGCGCAGGTGCTGCTGCAGAACACCTCGAACGACTCGACGTTCTCGGGTGGTCCCGATCACGCGGGCCGGACGATGGTCCTCTACTTCTTCCAGCAGACCTTCGACAACAACGACTTCGGCTACGGCGCGGCCGTGGCGTGGGGGATCTTCCTCGTCGTCGTCATCTTCTCGATCATCAACTGGCGCCTGGTGCAGCGCCGGGGCGAAGACTAGGGAGGCCTGGACACCGTGGCATCCATCAAGGGAACCCGCAGCCGGGGCATCGCGCTGCACGCCGTACTCGTCATCGGACTGCTGCTGTCGGCCTTCCCGTTCTACTGGGCCGTCATCATGTCGACGCACACGTCGACCGAGATCTTCTCCTACCCGCCGAAGCTGCTGCCCGGCTCGCACTTCCTGCAGAACGCCCGCAGCCTCTTCGACAACATCGACTTCTTCGGCTCGATGCTCAACTCACTGCTGGTGGCGTCGGCGGTGACCTTCCTGGTCCTGCTCTTCGACTCGCTGGCCGCGTTCGTCTTCGCCAAGTTCGACTTCCCGGGCCGCAGACTGCTCTTCACCCTGCTGATGATCATCTTCATGGTCCCGACGCAGCTGGCGATCATCCCGCAGTTCGTGATGATGGCGAACATCGGCTGGATCGGCTCGATGACGGCACTGATCGTGCCGGCGGCGGCCAACGCCTTCGGCATCTTCTGGATGCGCCAGTACATGAAGAGCGCGATCCACGACGAACTGCTGGACGCCTCGAGGATCGACGGGGCGAACTTCCTGCGCCAGTACTGGCACGTGGCCCTCCCGGTCGTCCGGCCGGGCCTGGCCTTCCTCGGCATCTTCACCTTCATGGCCCAGTGGAACGACTACGCCTGGCCCCTGATCGCCCTCACCAACCCGGACAACGTCACCCTCCAGGTCGCGCTGTCCCAGCTCAACGGCGTCCACGGCACCACGGACTACGGCATGGTGATGACCGGCGCGCTGCTCGCCCTCATCCCCCTGCTCATCGTCTTCGCCATCGGCGCCAAGCAGATCATCGGCGACCTCGGCAAGGGGGCCATCCGCTGATGGACCCGCTGCTGGGGCTGCGCCCCTGGGAGGCACCCGAGGTGACCTCCTGGGGGCGAGGGCCCATGAACGCCGTCGACCGGCGCTCCGGAGCACTCCCCCTCGACGGCGACTGGCGCTTCCAGTTGCTGCAGGCTCCGGGCGCGCCGGTCGGCGGTGCCTGGTCGACGTCATCCGTCCCCGGCGTCTGGACCCTGCAGGGCGGGGACGACCTTCCGCAGTACACCAACGTCCGGATGCCGTTCGGGGAGTTCCCGCCCCACTCGCCCGCCGCCAACCCGACGGGTGTGTACGAGCGTGAGGTGGACGTCCCCGCCAAGTGGGCCGGACGCCGGATCGTGCTCCAGGTCGGGGCCGCCGAGAGCGTGCTGCTGGTGCATGTGGACGGGCGGCCCGTCGGCATCTCCAAGGACTCGCACCTGGCGGCCGAGTTCGATCTGACGGGTCTGGTGCGCGCCGGGCAGCGGGCCACCGTACGCCTGACGGTCGTGAAGTGGTCGGACGCCTCGCACATCGAGGACCAGGACCAGTGGTGGCACGGCGGGATCACCCGCTCGGTGCTGCTGTACGCGACGGACCCGCTGTATCTCGCGGACGTGACCGTGCGGGCTGCGTTCAGCGGGGAGCTGCGGGTGGACTGCCGGGTGCGGGACGCTCGCGGTGCGCTGCCCGCGGGGTGGTACGTCAGCGGGGAGCTGGACGGTCAACTCCTCGTGCAGGACCGGGAGTTCGACCGTTTCAATGCCGAGGACGAGCGCGTGTCCGACTTCCTCGGCGAGGCCCGGATGCGGACGACCGTGGAGGACGTGCGCACCTGGAACGCGGAGACGCCCGAGCTGTACGGCCTGACCGTCCGCCTGCACCGCCCCGACGGCACGGTAGCCGACACCTCCCGGCACCGGATCGGCTTCCGCGACGTCGGGATCGTCGGCCGGGACCTGCTGGTCAACGCAGAGCGGGTGTTCATCCGGGGCGTGAACCGGCACGACTTCCATCCGCTGACGGGGCGGACGGTGTCGTACGACGACACGCGCGCCGATCTCGTCCTGCTCAAGCGGTTCGGATTCAACGCGATCCGCACCGCCCACTACCCGAACGACCCGGCGCTGTACGACCTCGCCGACGAGCTCGGCTTCTACGTCGTCGACGAGGCGGACATCGAGTCCCACGACCACGCCCACGAGATCGCCGACGACCCGCGCTATCTGAACGCCTTCGTGGACCGCGTCTCGCGCATGGTGCTGCGCGACAAGAACCACCCGTCGGTCATCATCTGGTCGCTGGGCAACGAGTCGGACTACGGCGCGAACCACGACGCGGCGGCGGGCTGGGTGCGCCGGCACGATCCGACGCGGCCGGTCCAGTACGAGGGTGCGGCCAAGCTCGACTGGGCGGCGACGGACGACGCCTCCGACATCGCCTGCCCCATGTACGCGCCGCTGGAGGACTGCGTGGCCCACGCCCTGTCCGGCCGCCAGACCAGGCCGCTCATCCAGTGCGAGTACTCGCACGCGATGGGCAACAGCAACGGCACGCTGGCCGACCACTGGGCTGCCATCGAGGCCACCCCAGGTCTTCAGGGCGGGTTCATCTGGGAGTTCTGGGACCACGGAATTCTGCAACGCGTGAGCGATGGCAGACCTGCCGGGCGCGCGGGCGCCGGGCTCTACGACAACGGTGTCACCGCGCCCGGGTACCGCTGGGCGTACGGCGGCGACTTCGGCGAGTCCCTCCACGACGGCGCTTTCATCGCGGACGGCGTGGTGTTTCCCGACCGCACGCCCAAGCCCGCGATGTACGAGCACCGGGAGATCGCGGCGCCGGTGCGCATCGAGTGCTTCAAGCACGAGGGCATCGTGCTCGGCAACCACCAGCACTTCCGGGGCCTGGACTGGCTGGCCGGCGAGTGGCGGCTGGACCTGGCCGACGGCACGACGCTGGCCGGCCCGGCCGAGCTGCCGAACCTGCGCCCCGGCGAGACGGCCGCCGTGCCGCTGCCCTTCGAGGTGCCGCACGACGGCGGCGAGGCCTGGCTGACGCTGCGCGTGACGGTGGCAGAGGACCAGCCGTGGGCGCTGCGCGGCA comes from the Streptomyces sp. NBC_00443 genome and includes:
- a CDS encoding carbohydrate ABC transporter permease, translating into MATALDKPPVMAEQTAAAGPRSGFRKYWHLYAAISPFYLLFLAFGLIPVGFSLYLSFHRWDGLGSMEWAGLSQYQYLLSDSDFWSSIGTTLIIWALATFPMIFLAMVTAVMLNSAVRFKNIYRFAYFLPNVTSVVAIAIVFGSVFSTNFGLMNALLQAVGLDQVAWLNTPWGIKVAIATLMTWQWTGYNAIIFLAGLQTIPGELYEAARVDGAGPVQTFFRITLPMLRPTLLFVLVVSTVTGLQSFTEAQVLLQNTSNDSTFSGGPDHAGRTMVLYFFQQTFDNNDFGYGAAVAWGIFLVVVIFSIINWRLVQRRGED
- a CDS encoding glycoside hydrolase family 2 TIM barrel-domain containing protein, with protein sequence MDPLLGLRPWEAPEVTSWGRGPMNAVDRRSGALPLDGDWRFQLLQAPGAPVGGAWSTSSVPGVWTLQGGDDLPQYTNVRMPFGEFPPHSPAANPTGVYEREVDVPAKWAGRRIVLQVGAAESVLLVHVDGRPVGISKDSHLAAEFDLTGLVRAGQRATVRLTVVKWSDASHIEDQDQWWHGGITRSVLLYATDPLYLADVTVRAAFSGELRVDCRVRDARGALPAGWYVSGELDGQLLVQDREFDRFNAEDERVSDFLGEARMRTTVEDVRTWNAETPELYGLTVRLHRPDGTVADTSRHRIGFRDVGIVGRDLLVNAERVFIRGVNRHDFHPLTGRTVSYDDTRADLVLLKRFGFNAIRTAHYPNDPALYDLADELGFYVVDEADIESHDHAHEIADDPRYLNAFVDRVSRMVLRDKNHPSVIIWSLGNESDYGANHDAAAGWVRRHDPTRPVQYEGAAKLDWAATDDASDIACPMYAPLEDCVAHALSGRQTRPLIQCEYSHAMGNSNGTLADHWAAIEATPGLQGGFIWEFWDHGILQRVSDGRPAGRAGAGLYDNGVTAPGYRWAYGGDFGESLHDGAFIADGVVFPDRTPKPAMYEHREIAAPVRIECFKHEGIVLGNHQHFRGLDWLAGEWRLDLADGTTLAGPAELPNLRPGETAAVPLPFEVPHDGGEAWLTLRVTVAEDQPWALRGTEVCVPQIRLRGPAVAPDVPVDRQLEVDGEGLLLHPLLTAAPTLSLWRAPTDNDELGGMADRWRNWGLDALVRKVVSVRQDAGRLTVDAEYAGTTGVVRHRQVLTPVEGGVRVDEEAELPETFDDVARVGTVFETAAGLDLLEWFGQGPWESYPDRSAGAPVGHHRVPVDELFTPYLRPQESGGRHGVRRFTLSAPDATGFCVALDEPRQVSVTRYRAEDLTSARHHDELVPRPGCVVHIDAAHRGLGTASCGPDTSPPYLVAPGIHRWSWTLRVL
- a CDS encoding carbohydrate ABC transporter permease → MASIKGTRSRGIALHAVLVIGLLLSAFPFYWAVIMSTHTSTEIFSYPPKLLPGSHFLQNARSLFDNIDFFGSMLNSLLVASAVTFLVLLFDSLAAFVFAKFDFPGRRLLFTLLMIIFMVPTQLAIIPQFVMMANIGWIGSMTALIVPAAANAFGIFWMRQYMKSAIHDELLDASRIDGANFLRQYWHVALPVVRPGLAFLGIFTFMAQWNDYAWPLIALTNPDNVTLQVALSQLNGVHGTTDYGMVMTGALLALIPLLIVFAIGAKQIIGDLGKGAIR